From the genome of Chania multitudinisentens RB-25, one region includes:
- a CDS encoding inositol monophosphatase family protein, translated as MELKHFTRVAESIADQTRQLLKQERQRYLYGGREFATKDDQSPVTVIDQQVEQLIREQLSQAFPTHGILGEEYGAKAQHEEWVWVIDPIDGTKQFIAGVPVYGTLLALCHHGQPVIGIIDIPALDERWVGVAGQPSTLNGHPITTRPCKQLADALLSTSNTEFVLPEHQAGYTHLLKASKWRIYGAACYAYGCLASGRIDLSVDSGGMREVDYCAMVPIIEGAGGKITDWYGEPLTMYSTSTVVAAGDPQLHAQVLAVLSNPNGSQPNFLI; from the coding sequence ATGGAACTCAAACATTTTACTCGGGTCGCTGAATCCATCGCCGATCAAACTCGTCAATTACTGAAACAGGAACGCCAGCGTTATCTCTACGGTGGCCGAGAATTTGCCACCAAAGACGATCAAAGCCCGGTTACCGTCATCGATCAGCAAGTTGAGCAATTGATCCGTGAGCAGCTAAGCCAGGCATTTCCCACCCATGGCATTCTAGGGGAAGAATATGGTGCCAAAGCGCAGCATGAAGAATGGGTATGGGTTATTGATCCCATTGATGGTACCAAACAGTTTATCGCTGGGGTTCCCGTTTATGGGACGTTGCTGGCGCTGTGCCACCATGGGCAACCCGTGATCGGGATCATCGATATTCCTGCGCTGGACGAGCGCTGGGTCGGCGTTGCCGGGCAACCCAGCACCCTGAATGGCCACCCCATTACCACCCGCCCTTGCAAGCAGCTGGCAGATGCCTTGCTGTCCACCAGCAATACCGAGTTTGTCCTTCCTGAACATCAGGCGGGTTACACCCATTTGCTCAAAGCCAGCAAGTGGCGGATCTACGGCGCAGCTTGTTATGCCTATGGCTGCCTGGCTTCTGGCCGTATCGATCTCAGCGTTGACAGCGGCGGCATGCGTGAAGTCGATTACTGCGCCATGGTGCCGATCATTGAAGGAGCCGGCGGCAAAATCACCGACTGGTACGGTGAACCCCTCACCATGTATTCCACATCCACCGTTGTTGCCGCGGGCGATCCTCAACTGCATGCGCAGGTACTGGCGGTTCTTTCCAACCCCAACGGCTCGCAGCCTAACTTCCTCATATGA
- the uhpC gene encoding MFS transporter family glucose-6-phosphate receptor UhpC, translated as MITWMKSAPEQPVTADAAQINQTYRYWRIHIMLGMYVGYAVYYFTRKSFNYVMPEMLSDLGMTVADVGLMGTLFYFMYGASRFISGIMSDAANPRYFMGMGLILTGVINILFGFSSSLFALTVFWIANAFFQGWGWAPCSKLLTTWYSRNERGFWWAICNTSHNVGGAVIPLLAGVLAVNYGWRYGMIVPGIIAIISGCFLCLRLRDRPVAMGLPSVGNWRMDPQELNQEQNSAKLPLLEILKRYIFTNKYIWLLAISYVFVYVVRIGINDWGNLYLIQNHGYSLVKANSSLTMLEIGGFIGTIVAGWGSDKLFAGNRVPMNIIFMLGIFVSVLLIWLLRIDSYLFNAACFFFIGFFIFGPQMLIGIAAAESAHKDSAGAATGFVGIFGYLGAGLSGWPLAKVLEIWSWDGFFVVLSATTLVSAFLLLPLVIKPRRVEPITVN; from the coding sequence ATGATCACGTGGATGAAATCAGCACCAGAGCAACCCGTCACCGCAGATGCTGCGCAGATTAATCAAACCTATCGTTATTGGCGTATTCATATCATGCTTGGTATGTACGTTGGCTATGCAGTGTATTACTTCACCCGTAAAAGCTTTAACTATGTGATGCCAGAGATGCTGAGCGATCTCGGGATGACCGTCGCGGATGTTGGCCTGATGGGCACCCTGTTTTATTTTATGTACGGTGCCTCGCGTTTTATCTCCGGGATTATGAGTGATGCCGCCAACCCGCGTTATTTTATGGGCATGGGCCTGATCCTGACAGGGGTGATCAATATTCTGTTTGGTTTCAGTTCATCGCTGTTTGCCCTGACCGTTTTCTGGATCGCCAATGCTTTTTTCCAAGGGTGGGGATGGGCTCCATGTTCCAAACTGCTCACCACCTGGTATTCGCGCAATGAGCGTGGGTTCTGGTGGGCAATCTGCAATACATCGCACAATGTGGGTGGGGCGGTTATTCCCCTGCTGGCAGGGGTGCTGGCTGTTAATTATGGCTGGCGTTATGGGATGATCGTGCCTGGGATTATTGCCATTATCAGTGGTTGTTTTCTCTGCCTTCGCCTGCGGGATCGCCCGGTGGCAATGGGGTTACCGAGCGTCGGCAATTGGCGAATGGACCCACAGGAGCTTAATCAGGAACAAAACAGTGCCAAACTGCCTCTTCTGGAGATTTTAAAGCGTTATATTTTTACCAATAAATATATCTGGCTGCTTGCCATCTCTTATGTATTTGTCTACGTAGTGCGCATCGGGATTAACGATTGGGGTAACCTGTATTTGATACAGAACCATGGTTATTCGCTGGTGAAAGCTAACTCTTCGCTAACTATGCTGGAAATCGGTGGTTTTATTGGCACCATTGTAGCTGGTTGGGGATCGGATAAGCTGTTTGCAGGTAACCGGGTGCCGATGAATATTATTTTCATGCTCGGCATTTTTGTCAGCGTGTTGTTGATATGGCTGCTGCGGATAGACAGTTATCTGTTTAATGCAGCCTGTTTCTTTTTTATCGGCTTCTTTATCTTTGGCCCGCAAATGCTGATTGGCATTGCAGCCGCAGAGTCAGCCCACAAAGATTCAGCAGGGGCAGCGACCGGATTTGTCGGTATCTTTGGTTACCTGGGCGCTGGGTTGTCGGGGTGGCCGCTGGCTAAAGTGCTCGAAATCTGGAGTTGGGATGGCTTTTTCGTGGTGTTATCCGCAACGACTCTGGTTTCAGCGTTTCTGTTACTACCGCTGGTTATCAAGCCACGGCGTGTAGAACCGATCACCGTCAACTGA
- a CDS encoding rhodanese family protein, with protein MKVETITSQNAQRLIKQGARLFDIRDADEYAHEHIAQAHLFPLPAAEKGENLPSFSEQDIVIFHCQSGKRTAQNAATLITAALPAKVYLLEGGINAWKQQGFDVVKDKNQPLPIMRQVQIAAGSLILLGAVLGYMLNPLFFLLPSFVGAGLLFAGISGFCGMATLLAKMPWNQ; from the coding sequence ATGAAGGTAGAAACGATAACCTCACAAAACGCTCAACGGTTGATAAAACAGGGAGCACGCCTGTTTGATATTCGCGACGCAGATGAATATGCCCATGAGCATATTGCGCAAGCCCATTTGTTCCCGCTGCCTGCGGCGGAAAAAGGTGAAAATTTACCCTCGTTCTCTGAACAGGATATCGTTATCTTTCACTGCCAATCCGGCAAGCGTACCGCGCAAAACGCAGCAACGCTGATAACCGCAGCTTTACCTGCTAAAGTTTATCTGCTTGAAGGGGGGATTAATGCCTGGAAACAGCAGGGATTTGATGTTGTGAAAGATAAAAACCAGCCATTACCCATTATGCGCCAGGTACAAATTGCCGCAGGCTCGCTGATTCTGTTGGGTGCGGTTTTGGGCTATATGCTCAATCCTTTATTCTTTCTCCTGCCCAGTTTTGTTGGTGCCGGGTTGCTGTTTGCCGGTATCAGCGGTTTTTGCGGTATGGCCACTCTGTTGGCGAAGATGCCCTGGAATCAATAG
- a CDS encoding ArsR/SmtB family transcription factor, translated as MTTTQDLQSLLASADAASKLLKAMSNPHRLLILCMLVDSPGTGAGELAAITGLSPSATSQHLAKMRDEGVIENSRDGQRIHYFIKNTAVQKIIGTLKAIYCP; from the coding sequence ATGACTACGACTCAAGATCTGCAATCACTGCTTGCCAGTGCCGATGCGGCCTCAAAGCTGCTGAAAGCCATGAGCAACCCCCATCGTTTATTGATCCTTTGTATGCTGGTGGATTCACCGGGTACGGGGGCTGGTGAACTGGCCGCGATAACGGGGTTGAGCCCATCAGCAACGTCACAGCATCTCGCCAAAATGCGTGATGAAGGGGTGATTGAAAACAGCAGAGATGGGCAACGCATTCATTACTTCATCAAAAATACCGCCGTGCAGAAAATCATCGGCACGCTAAAAGCTATCTATTGCCCCTGA
- a CDS encoding 2TM domain-containing protein, whose product MSQNCIKQLRLSRAWSQEQLAELTSLSVRTIQRIENGEQASLETLSAIAAVFNISVTDISGGGETAGIAQRDDALDKQIESAKERVAAESRFYRSVFIYVVINLFLFTINRVVTPDSFWFVWPLVIWGVFLVMQGAKVFFLQDWLIRWQQARLQKILRK is encoded by the coding sequence ATGAGCCAGAATTGCATTAAACAACTGCGGCTTTCCAGAGCTTGGTCACAAGAGCAATTGGCAGAGCTGACATCTCTCAGTGTGCGCACCATACAGCGTATTGAAAATGGTGAGCAGGCCAGCCTTGAAACACTCAGTGCTATTGCAGCCGTCTTTAACATCAGTGTGACCGATATTTCTGGTGGTGGGGAAACGGCAGGCATTGCCCAACGTGATGATGCCCTGGATAAACAGATTGAAAGCGCCAAAGAAAGGGTTGCCGCAGAAAGCCGCTTCTACCGCAGCGTGTTTATCTATGTGGTAATCAACCTGTTTCTGTTCACTATTAATCGCGTTGTTACACCAGACAGCTTCTGGTTTGTCTGGCCGTTGGTCATCTGGGGTGTTTTTTTGGTGATGCAGGGAGCGAAGGTCTTTTTCTTACAGGATTGGTTAATTCGCTGGCAGCAGGCGCGTTTGCAGAAAATATTGCGTAAATAG
- a CDS encoding DMT family transporter yields the protein MERSPLLFTNKKFVFFGATFCCLLWGSAYPAIKNGYELFNISPDDIPSKMVFAGYRFLLAGIVLLIFAIASGKSITRMKPVHYKQMTILGLTQTSLQYIFFYIGLAYTTGVAGSIMNATSTFFSVLLAHYLYQNDRLSFNKIVGCVLGFAGVMVVNFSPDLTNFTFTLMGEGSVVLAAFILSAATIYGKRISQQIDSTVMTGYQLAIGGFVLTVGGYLFGGQLTAFGWQALLLLAYLILLSSVAFALWSLLLKYNRVGMVAPFNFLIPVSGAVLSAIFLNESILEWRNALALLLVCGGIWLVNRIKQA from the coding sequence GTGGAACGCAGTCCGCTTCTTTTTACTAACAAAAAATTCGTCTTCTTTGGTGCCACGTTCTGTTGCCTCCTCTGGGGAAGTGCCTATCCTGCAATCAAAAACGGCTACGAGCTGTTTAATATCTCGCCAGATGATATTCCCAGCAAAATGGTGTTTGCGGGTTATCGTTTCCTGTTAGCCGGGATTGTTCTGCTGATTTTTGCCATTGCCAGTGGTAAATCAATCACCCGTATGAAACCGGTGCATTACAAGCAGATGACCATCTTAGGGTTAACCCAAACGTCATTGCAGTATATTTTTTTCTACATCGGCTTGGCTTATACCACTGGGGTAGCAGGCTCCATCATGAACGCGACAAGCACATTCTTCAGCGTTCTGTTGGCACACTACCTGTATCAGAACGATCGCTTGAGCTTCAATAAAATCGTTGGCTGTGTGCTGGGGTTTGCTGGCGTTATGGTGGTCAATTTCAGCCCTGACCTCACCAACTTCACCTTCACTTTGATGGGGGAAGGCTCGGTGGTGCTGGCAGCCTTTATCCTCTCAGCCGCCACAATTTATGGTAAGCGCATATCTCAGCAAATAGACAGTACGGTGATGACAGGATACCAGCTTGCCATTGGCGGCTTTGTTCTTACCGTAGGCGGCTACCTCTTTGGCGGCCAGTTGACAGCATTCGGCTGGCAGGCGCTGTTGCTGTTAGCCTATCTGATTTTGCTGTCATCAGTGGCGTTTGCCCTCTGGAGTTTATTGCTGAAATACAACCGGGTGGGGATGGTTGCTCCCTTTAACTTCCTGATCCCGGTTTCTGGCGCCGTCCTTTCTGCCATCTTCCTGAATGAAAGCATTCTGGAATGGCGAAACGCCCTGGCATTGTTGCTGGTGTGTGGCGGTATCTGGTTGGTAAACCGGATCAAACAGGCGTAA